The Geobacter sp. sequence ACCTGAGTATAGTTTTATCCAAAATAAAACAAATTAAAGCGCTAGTAAAACTTTAATAACACTAAACATAATTTAGCAATTTTATATAGTTACCATGCATTTACCGATATGACGCACTAAACCAGAATATGACTTTATTGTCAAGATTATACTCCTGTTATGCTTAATAAAACATATTGGTCTATCTATGTTTCACTTTGACTGCCGGGATATTCATGCTAATATTCGTCAAAATTCGTATCACCCCAAAGGAGAAGAACGATGAACCGAGTACAGAAGGTCGTGGTCACGGCTCTCTGCGCCGCACTTATCCTGGCGGTTCAGCAGACTACACCGGCAGTGAGTGCCGAGACACAACCGACCGACCAGAAGTCTGCGCCTTCACAGCAGGCAGCGGACACAGGAGCGCAGAAGCAGGCCGAGACCCCCAAAACCAGTCCCGACGATCCCGTCGCCAAGGTGGGAAATGCGGTCATCACCCGCGGCGAAATGGCGCGGGCCGAGACGATCCTCCTCAAGCAGAATCAGCCGAAACAGCCGCTTACCGCCGAGCAGACCAAGCAGGTCGAGGATTACGTGGTGGAACAGCTCATTGCCGCCGAACTGCTCTATCAGGCCGGGCTGAAGGTGGAGCCGAAGGATCTGGACAAACAGGTAGCAGAGAAGGTCGCCCAGGGCAGAAGCCGCTTTGCCACGAAGGAAGAGTACGAAAATGCGCTCAAGGCACAGGATATCGACGAGAAACAGCTGACCGACTATACCCGCAAGGAGATCATCGTCAACAACCTGATCGACAAGGAGATTGCGCCCAAGGCACAGGTCAGCGACGAAGAGATCAAGAAATTCTACGACGACAATCGTGAACGTTACTTCAGCAAGCCCGAACAGGTCCGCGCCAGCCACATCCTGATCGGCGTCGACCAGAAGGCCGATGCCGAAACCAAGAAAAAGGCGAAGGAAAAGGCCGAGGCGCTGCTCAAAGAGGTCAAGGAAGGGAAGAAGGACTTTGCCGAACTCGCCAAGGCCAATTCGACCTGCCCCAGCAGCGCGCAGGGCGGCGATCTCGGCTTCTTCGGCAAAGGGCAGATGGTCGCTCCCTTCGAGCAGGCAGCCTTTGCCCTCAAGCCGGGCGAGGTGAGCGGCGTGGTCGAGACCCAGTTCGGCTACCACATCGTCAAACTGACGGACAAGAAACCGGCCGAAAACGTCTCTCTCGAAGAAGCCAAGCCCAAAATTGCCGAATTCCTCAAGAATCAGAAGGTCCAGGCTCTGGTTACCGACTACATCAACGAGCTGCGGAGCAAAAACAAGGTGGAAAAGCTCCTCAAATAACGCAATCCGCATACAGCAATAAAAAAAGCCCGGTCAATGCCGGGCTTTTTTTACGAACAATCTCTTATCTCAGCGCAAGTGCGCCACGATCCTCTGGTAGAGGTCCTCCCCCTCTTCGGCAGTGACGAGCAGCCCATCCACCAGGGCGAACGGCTCCCTCTTGCAGACACCGCACTTCTTCATGCAGTCCTTCCGCTTGATGTCCAGCTCGGGGAATTCTTCCTTGAGCCGCGCGCCGATCTTCTTGACCCCTTTGTTATTGCCGCAGAAACGGATCTTCATGCACGCCCCCTAGGCAGGGGGAGCGGCAGGAGGGGTGAAGACGCGGGTAGCGAGCTCTGCGTCCAGCATGAGCAGGCCGTAGCCGTTGTCGCCGATCAGCCTCAGCTTGCCGATCAGGTCCCGGTCGTTCTCCTCCTCCTCGATCTGCTCTGTGATGAACCACTGCAGGAAGATCTGGGAGGCATGATCCTTCTCCTTCACCGCCAGGTCGGTCAGTTCGTTGATGCAGCCGGTGATGAACTGCTCGTGTTTCAGGGTCATCTCGAACATCTGCAGAAGCGACGTAAAGGCGCTGTCCGGGGCGGCCATCTGGCCGATCCGCACCTGTTCCCCCTGGCTGTTGAGATAGGTGTAGAATTTCATGAAATGGACCATCTCCTCCTGGTACTGGACCATGAACCAGTTGGCCGCCCCCTTGAACCCCATCACCTCTGCCGCGGACGACATGGAGAGGTAGAGATAGGCCGAGTAGAGCTCGGTATTCAGGTGCTTGTTGAGTGCAGTGTACATCTTCTTGCTGAGCATGGAAAACCTCCCGGAAGTTGTCTTTCTTTTCTCATGAGTATAGCGCCGATCAGGACGGCGGCAAGTTCAGCAGTGGAGCAGCGCCTGTTCCGCCTCGACCAGCAGCCGCCAGAGGTTCTCGCTCTCCCCCAGGCCGAGCTTGACGAGATAGGCGGCGATCCCCAGGTTGCTCCGTGCCCGGAATAGCTCCACCTGGCGGAGGAAATCGTCCGCAACCCCGCCGGATGCGACCAGATAGGCATTGAGAAACAGCTCCTCCGGAAAACGGCGTAGGACCTCGACATGGGGAAAGAACTGGTTGCGGTGCTGGGCGAGAAAGGAACCTACATCGAAGGCGGGCGGTACGACCAGCGAGCTCTCGAAATCGATGGCCGCCAGGAACAGGGTCTCCCGGTCATCCTGGCGGTCCTGGCCGATAAAGATGTTCTTGGGATGATAGTCGCCGTGCCCCTGGACGAACGACCCGCCCTGCACCGCAATCAGCCGCTCTTCGTGCTCCCCCACCGCTTCGGCGATCTCCCGGACCTTGCGCAGGTGACGGTGCTCGATGGCGGAGAACCGCTCCAGATAGCGGACCAGCCGCTGCTTCTCGCGCTGGGCGAATTCGCCGGCAGGGGTGACCTGCAGTTTCAGGCCATGGAGCCGGGCCAGCCAGCGGGCTGCCAGCTCGATGAAGGAGCGGCCGTCCTCCTCCGATGCAACGAGGAGCCGGTCATAGAGCGACCTGCCGCGGACCCCCTGCTCGATGAGCGTCATGGACGCCGCATCCTGGTCGATGGGGCGGGGCACCCGGAAGGCGCCGTCGCTAAAGCCGGCTTCGGACAGGACCTCCATGATGTGAAACGCCCGTTGGGCCGACTGCCAGCTGTGACGATCGTCGAGAGCTCGGATGATGATCCGTTCCCGCTGCTCGTCACTCCCCTTGGTGCCGATGGTCACCTCGGTCACCTGGCTGTGGGTGCCTGCGCGGGGGATCTCCTTGAGAAACGGCCGGCAGCGGCCCGCGCGGATCTCCCTGGCCAGTTCCTCGATGGAGGTCAGCGGATGATCGAAGATGGTGGGATAGAGGCCGGCATAACTGGCGCCATGGGTATCGGTGCCGGCGATCGCCGTGAAGCGGAGGCGGTGCCAGTCCTGGAGCGCGCGACTGTTCCCCCGCACGGTGTGGTTGGAGTTGAAGATCTCGACGCCGTCCAGAAGCGGCACACAAAGCCGCTCCGCCTCGGGTGTTTTCCCTCCCCGGTAAGGATGCGCCCAGACCAGGGCCGCATCGGGATAGCGCTGTCGCACCTCGGCCAGAGCAGTCCCACGGGGGATGATCCCGGAAGCGCCGTAGACCAGGAGATCGCCGAAATCGGCGCTGCCCAGCTCCTGACCGCTCATGATGCAGAAATGGTCCGGCACCCCGGCAGCACGACGGAGCGCTTGCATCTCCTCACGGGGCCAGAGGTAGTGGTGATCCGTAAGAACGATCCCCTGCAGCCCCTTGGCAAAGACCTGACGGACCAGATCGACGGCCGGGACCCCGCTGCATGCCGAGTGCTCGGCGGTATGACAGTGCATCTCCACAAGCATAGACAGATCCTCGATCCTTCCCGCGTACAGTGCCAGTATATCCCCGGCCCAGTGGCAGTCAACGATGCCGGGCTTTTCGCCCTAGCGGTGTACGAGCCCCTTGGCGCGGGCCGCGGAGAGCTCCTCCGCCGCCGAGGCAGCGCCCTGGCCGTAGGGAACCGCAGGCAGGGAAAAATCGCCGGGGACAAACCAGCGGTCCTTGAGGAAATACCAGGGAGCCAGGCTGGAAACGGCTATCCCCTTGTCCGCCTCGATGGCATCCTTTGCCTTCATCTCCCGGATTGCCAACCCCTCCCGGTTGGCAATCACCAGATGACTGCCGGAAAAGGGGAGCGCACCGTTGTCGCCGAAATCCCAGGAAACCTGGCGCCGCTGCTCGCCCCCGGCACTGCCGTGGCACGAGGCGCAGGAACGGCTGGCGCCGTAGCGGTGAGAGAGCTTGTCCATCTGGACCCAGAGGAGCGCCTTGTTGTTCTCCGGCAGCCCGTCAACGAGCCCCACGAAGCCCCAGGCATCGTCGGTCCGCTCCGCATCGGCAAGCGTAAGCGGGTAGCGCCACTTGAGCCCCGGCGTAAACCCGCCCCCCTTCTGGTTCATCACTGCCATGGGGAACGGTTTTACCGGTATCCAGCGTCCGCGCTGATCGCGGATCAGGATCGGCTCGCTCATGATCCCGTAGTAATCCTTGTATTTGTAATAGGGGGTGGTGCTGCCGGCCAGCATGCCCGGCCCCCAGAAGGTCGCCTGGTATCCCCCTGCCGCCCCTATGTGGCACGCCTCGCAGGAAAGCGTCCGGTGTTGCGAGGCAGCGTGGCTCTTCACGATCTCGGCGTGGCAGGAGGTACAGGTCGCCTGGCGCCTGACCATGCCATGAGGGAGGCTCGCGTCGTCGCGGTTCGAGGAATGGCAGTCGAGACAACCGACCCCCTTGGTCCGGTGGATGTCGGGCGCCAACCCCTCGGGGAAGGAGAAGGGCCCGGCAAAATAGCCGGCGCCGCGGCGCCGGTCCTCGGGGCCGGCATGGCAGAACTGCCCCCTGCCACCACCGTAGCAGCTCTCCGGCGGCGGTGTCTTGCGGAAGGCATGCATGCCGCTGCGCGGCTCCTTCCGGTCGGGAAGGGTCGGGTAGTAGTGGCAGTCCAGGCACCCCACGTGGCAGTTGTTGCAGGTCCGCTGGTTGAGATCCGACTGGGCCTGGCTGAACGGCACTGCCGTGGCGGCGGCGATCCCCTTGTAGTTGGCGACCGACCAGACCCCGCAGTTGTGGGGGCCCCGGGCTGGTTCGCTCCAGCTGACATACTGGCTCTGCTTGGCATTGCGTCCCATGGGAGTGGTGCGGAACTGGGCCACCTGCCCGCTATGGCAACGGCCGCAGGTCTTTTCCATGGTCGCGAAGTCCTGGGTGAGCGTCTCCGGCAGCTTGTCGTGGTAGAGTACGGTGTTGACCGTCGGGTCGACCACCGGCTTGCCATCCTTCATCACCTGGAACTTGAGCCGCTGTACCGGGCCGGCAGTCACCATGAGCGGCGCCTTGCGATCCGCCGGTTCGGCCACGAGCCCCTTCTTCCGAACCACCAGCAGCCGCTTCAACCCCTTGTGCGCCTCATCCTTTGCCGCAGCATCGGGATTCCCCAGGTGGCAGTCGGGGCAGCCGGCCGGCATGCCGGTCTGACGCGCCACCTCGGCACGGTTTACGACAAAGTGCGGATATCCCAATGCCTGCATCCGGGCTGCATCGCCATGACAGCGATTGCAGCTGTCGACATACCCCCCGAGCTGCTCTGCGCCTCCCCATGCCGCACTTCCCACGATGCCCCCTGCCACGCACACGACCAGCCAGAATCGTCCCATGCCGCACCTCCCCGCTGTTCTGCCTCCATTACCATTCTTCCAACTATATCATTTCCTGCCACGGCGTCAGCTCCACCACGAAAAAGGCCGCCCCGTTCGCCACGGGACGGCCTTGGCCTGTCATCTCCAGTCTGCTGCTGCTTTAGTTCTCGGTCAGCACCCGCTCGTCGTAGATCCCTTCGATCCGCTTCTTGTGGCCGAGTTCCACATCGGCAAAGACCTCCAGGGTCTTCTTCAGCTGCGGCTCTTCGGTCATCTCCGCTGCCGCCTTGTAGAGCTGATAGGCGTTTTCTTCCGCCTTGATGGCATACTGCAGGATCTCCACATAGGTCATGTCGGGCTTCAGCTCTATATCCACCAGGTATTTGCTGATCCCCATATCGGAGATCTTGCTGGCCCGGTACTGTTCGGCCTTCGCCAGGTCCATCCGGCTGAAGACATCCTTGTGGCCCGCCTCCTCGGCGGCAAATTCCTCGAACATCTTGCGGGCGGAGATACTGGTCGTCTGCTCCGCTGCGCGCTTGTAGAGCCGGTAGGCGGTATCCTCCCGCTGCACGGCAAACTTGATCACGTCCTCAAGGGTAATGAACCCCATATCCCACCTCCTGAACTTCCCATACAATGTCATGGTCTGAATGTGGTGCGGTGATGCCTTCCCCACCGCTGTCGTATCTTCTCAGGTAACCTCTTCGAAGCTCTCCGGACCGGCACCGCACTCGGGGCAGACCTCGGGGGGTTCGGGACCTTCGTGGATGTAATCGCAGATGATGCAACGCCATTTTTTCATTGATTCTTCCTCCTTGCTGGTGATGTGGCGGGTTGGCCCCCGTGCGCCCGGCATTCGGCACAGAGCCCCCGAAAGTGTATGGAATAGCCTGTTATGGCAAACCCCTGGCTGTTGATCTCCGGCACCGGCACCTGGCCGTGCAGGGGATCGTCCAGATCGGCGACCCTGCCGCAGCAGAGGCAGTGGACATGGCAATGCTCCCCCATCTCCGCATCGAAGCGGACCGAACAGTCCGGGGTGTCGATCCGCCGGGCAACGCCGAGGCGGACAAAGGCATCCAGGACCCGATAGACCGTAGTCCGGGAAACGCCGGAGAGCCGGGGCTTCACCGCAGCGTAGAGCTGCTCGGCCGTCGGGTGGTCCGCCCGCCCGGCGAGCTCCTCCAGGATAACCCGCCGCTGCACGGTGAGCGGAAGCCCCTGTTCCCGGCACAAGAGCTCAAGGTCTTTCAGCTTGGGATTTGCACGACATCTCTCCCGATCCATGGGTTGCAACTTTATACCAGTTGGTACAGATTGTCAATCAGCCCTGGCAAAAAAATATCGCCTCCCTTGACAGCACTAAGCAGCCATGGTAGTTATCAAATGAGAACTTGTCATATGATAACCCCCGGAGAGACCATGGAACAGCTCACACCGCGCCAGCACCAGGTCCTGGAGATCGTCGGCCGCTTCATCGCCGATTACGGCTACCCGCCGAGCCTGCGGCAGATCGCCGAGCAGCTCGGGGTCAACGGCACCCTCGGCATC is a genomic window containing:
- a CDS encoding phosphotransferase, with product MLVEMHCHTAEHSACSGVPAVDLVRQVFAKGLQGIVLTDHHYLWPREEMQALRRAAGVPDHFCIMSGQELGSADFGDLLVYGASGIIPRGTALAEVRQRYPDAALVWAHPYRGGKTPEAERLCVPLLDGVEIFNSNHTVRGNSRALQDWHRLRFTAIAGTDTHGASYAGLYPTIFDHPLTSIEELAREIRAGRCRPFLKEIPRAGTHSQVTEVTIGTKGSDEQRERIIIRALDDRHSWQSAQRAFHIMEVLSEAGFSDGAFRVPRPIDQDAASMTLIEQGVRGRSLYDRLLVASEEDGRSFIELAARWLARLHGLKLQVTPAGEFAQREKQRLVRYLERFSAIEHRHLRKVREIAEAVGEHEERLIAVQGGSFVQGHGDYHPKNIFIGQDRQDDRETLFLAAIDFESSLVVPPAFDVGSFLAQHRNQFFPHVEVLRRFPEELFLNAYLVASGGVADDFLRQVELFRARSNLGIAAYLVKLGLGESENLWRLLVEAEQALLHC
- a CDS encoding transcriptional repressor: MDRERCRANPKLKDLELLCREQGLPLTVQRRVILEELAGRADHPTAEQLYAAVKPRLSGVSRTTVYRVLDAFVRLGVARRIDTPDCSVRFDAEMGEHCHVHCLCCGRVADLDDPLHGQVPVPEINSQGFAITGYSIHFRGLCAECRAHGGQPATSPARRKNQ
- a CDS encoding ferritin, which translates into the protein MGFITLEDVIKFAVQREDTAYRLYKRAAEQTTSISARKMFEEFAAEEAGHKDVFSRMDLAKAEQYRASKISDMGISKYLVDIELKPDMTYVEILQYAIKAEENAYQLYKAAAEMTEEPQLKKTLEVFADVELGHKKRIEGIYDERVLTEN
- a CDS encoding DUF1450 domain-containing protein, whose protein sequence is MKIRFCGNNKGVKKIGARLKEEFPELDIKRKDCMKKCGVCKREPFALVDGLLVTAEEGEDLYQRIVAHLR
- a CDS encoding rubredoxin; this encodes MKKWRCIICDYIHEGPEPPEVCPECGAGPESFEEVT
- a CDS encoding peptidylprolyl isomerase; the protein is MNRVQKVVVTALCAALILAVQQTTPAVSAETQPTDQKSAPSQQAADTGAQKQAETPKTSPDDPVAKVGNAVITRGEMARAETILLKQNQPKQPLTAEQTKQVEDYVVEQLIAAELLYQAGLKVEPKDLDKQVAEKVAQGRSRFATKEEYENALKAQDIDEKQLTDYTRKEIIVNNLIDKEIAPKAQVSDEEIKKFYDDNRERYFSKPEQVRASHILIGVDQKADAETKKKAKEKAEALLKEVKEGKKDFAELAKANSTCPSSAQGGDLGFFGKGQMVAPFEQAAFALKPGEVSGVVETQFGYHIVKLTDKKPAENVSLEEAKPKIAEFLKNQKVQALVTDYINELRSKNKVEKLLK
- a CDS encoding cytochrome C, with protein sequence MGRFWLVVCVAGGIVGSAAWGGAEQLGGYVDSCNRCHGDAARMQALGYPHFVVNRAEVARQTGMPAGCPDCHLGNPDAAAKDEAHKGLKRLLVVRKKGLVAEPADRKAPLMVTAGPVQRLKFQVMKDGKPVVDPTVNTVLYHDKLPETLTQDFATMEKTCGRCHSGQVAQFRTTPMGRNAKQSQYVSWSEPARGPHNCGVWSVANYKGIAAATAVPFSQAQSDLNQRTCNNCHVGCLDCHYYPTLPDRKEPRSGMHAFRKTPPPESCYGGGRGQFCHAGPEDRRRGAGYFAGPFSFPEGLAPDIHRTKGVGCLDCHSSNRDDASLPHGMVRRQATCTSCHAEIVKSHAASQHRTLSCEACHIGAAGGYQATFWGPGMLAGSTTPYYKYKDYYGIMSEPILIRDQRGRWIPVKPFPMAVMNQKGGGFTPGLKWRYPLTLADAERTDDAWGFVGLVDGLPENNKALLWVQMDKLSHRYGASRSCASCHGSAGGEQRRQVSWDFGDNGALPFSGSHLVIANREGLAIREMKAKDAIEADKGIAVSSLAPWYFLKDRWFVPGDFSLPAVPYGQGAASAAEELSAARAKGLVHR
- a CDS encoding ferritin; protein product: MLSKKMYTALNKHLNTELYSAYLYLSMSSAAEVMGFKGAANWFMVQYQEEMVHFMKFYTYLNSQGEQVRIGQMAAPDSAFTSLLQMFEMTLKHEQFITGCINELTDLAVKEKDHASQIFLQWFITEQIEEEENDRDLIGKLRLIGDNGYGLLMLDAELATRVFTPPAAPPA